The DNA sequence AAAAAGTAGGTCTACTCTAGACAGATGATAAGAAGGACTGACCCTGGAACAGGCATGTGTTACTACGTTGCCATTCTTTCCATCACTGCCAGATAAAGTTCTCATTCTGTTCTTTAAATTATCCTAAAAAACACCCAACAAAACCAAGCCACACCATTGCTGGTATTTCTAATATTAAGACTGTGCTACAAGAAAACTTTCTCAAACAAAAATCAGGTCACAGTTAAGCTcataaaaaaagcaaaccacatCACAATCTGTTCTCAGTCTGATTCCCTAATGCATAGCAAGATAGGCATCAAGCACTTGGGAAGGCCTCAAATTAGCTtagctttgttttgtttacccAAAATCAGTTCAGTGAAACCACACAGTCACAACCAGTCAAATGATGAAAATAGATTCTGGTCTACCCATCACTTTCCACAGTGCCTGCAGTCATCCAAATCTCCCCGCTATCTCAACAGCTATCTGTGTTCTTGTTTCTGCACCAAAAATCAGGCTCTGCTTAGTTATCCACTTGTAACTGCATTCCAGACTACCTAGTCTTAGGTTTTGCAACTAGAACTTCAACCTCCTGACTTTCATCTGCacgtttttggttttttgttttttttttttcccataaataCAGCATTCTGCTGTAATCACATGAAGTATTTGGACAGGAAATTTAAACCTCCTCATTTACAAACCAGCCAGAAATGTTTTGAAGTGTGTGAGCACAGATAATATAATCCCCATCAACATAACTTGTTTAGAACTAAGCATGTCTCCTATGATGTTCCTAGTAAGGCCTTTCAGTGGTGAAACCATGAGAAGAAATGCCCCATTATTTGTAATGAGTAATATAATTCTTGTAATAGGAAAAGCTCTGACTACCAAATGTATTTTTGTTATACTGCTGAAGTCAACTTGCACATTTTATAAAACAGGGTGCATTAAAtctttgtaggttttttttattattccttaCAGACAGTTTTTTTACATTATATGGACTAGTGACTAGGAAAGAGTCTGTTTAGCCAAATTTGCATTCCTGTGTTTTGTTATTTGGACTGAAAAAGCAATTATATGTACCAGGAAATAGGATACATGCTGAAATACATGAAATGTACGTTACAGGGGTAAAAAAAAGTTATCAGGAAGCAGAATTGGGTCCATAAACTGTTGTACTTTATATAGCTTCAGTGAGCAAACAGCTTCTCccgtttagaaaaaaaatcctacagcACAGATTTTTACTTCAAAATGTACTGAACAAAGTCAGTGGAAGGGAATTATTCAGAGATAGTGTGGATATTTTAAGGGCACTTTCTACTATTTTCCAAAATTATCAGCACTTTGAGTTTGCCTGATAAAAGTGTTCTTCATAACAATCCTCACAGCAGGCTCATGAATTGATTCAATCATCTTGTAACTACATCTACTGCCATCCAGAGGTAATTGGCAAAAGTTTGAAGAGTAAATCTAAGTTAATGGTATCACTAACAATGAGACATGAATCCTGTACATTAGAGCAGCTCCCATCAAACACAAACTTCAATTTGCAGCCCAGCTGAACAGAaactacaaaaataaaagttaagTAGGATAATTCTTTATTCTTTctcacaagaaaaacaaacctgaTGGTATGTCACGTTGATGCTGTAGTTTTTTTGGTGCATCATGTATATCCTGCATTATGCTTTCAAATAATCTTTTGGACAAGTGTTTCTGTAAATTATACTCTGCCATATTACGTTTCTCATGCAGCTAAATTTTTCatgtggtaaaaaaaaaaaaaaaaaagacccaaaacTCTGCAGCATTCTTCATCTCAAATAAAAACTGCACTTTGTAAGAGAATCCAAACCCTGCCTGGTCACCTCCTagtaaagaaagcaagcaaagaGTACAGCATTAAGCACACATATGCACATACTGTGACATGTATTGCTATTGCTCATACTGAAGAGGTAAAGTACCTCAGGGAAAAGGAGAGCAATGATGAAATTGTTTAATTATCTATGGACTGTAAGTGCCCACAGTTAGCTGTTGTCAAGCCCTACAGCTGAACACAACCAACAGGCAGTCTGTGAAATGTGATATTTGGTATGCCAAAAGGAACACAGGAACTCCAGAACAGAGATGATCAAAATTAATTAACACTTCTAAAAAttcattcttttaaaaattgttgGGAAAGTACTTTTACAAAGCTGATTTAACATGAGATAATAAATCATTCATTTCCTAAAAGCTGTTTCTATAACTGGACACTGGTATTACCCTTTCGGAATTTTGGATTTGCAGAAGTACACACACATCTATTTCCTTAACAGAAGCCATGTACCTGGCTGCAATCCCCAGCTCTAAGATGGGAGTACAAGGTCAAAGCATGGCTGTGATTACTGCAGTCAGCTCAGAAGCCCCTCCTCAGAATGGGACAGTTTCCCAAAATATCCATGACTATTTACAAATCTCTGTATACAAATCTTTTCCAATATTCTTCCAACTACCACGTTCCCAACCACACCGTGAAATCACAAACTGCAAACTCCAAAAGCAGGGTCGTGCTCTGAGGTGCAGATTCCTGGAATACATAAAAAGGCTGGAATTCAGATCAACACAGCTGTTTCCAGAATGTAATTTTTACCTTCTGAGATCCCTCTACATGTTCTCAGGTAAAGCAAGAAGGTCAATTCCTGGCATGCACTTCTCCTGCTGTTCCAGTGGTAATCATTAACAGTTCAAGCAACTTTGGAAGTGCAAGAGATGATGTCCTCTCAGCTTAACGCATCTACCTGAAGCATTCTGGACTTTGTACAAATACAGACCAAAAGAACTCTGTGAGTTAGCTGCAAAAGGATAAAACAGGAGGGTACCTGGGTCAGTGTAAAGGTATTAACCATACTTTAACAAAACAGTGGGCCTTGCAGTTCAAAAGTTCAAATTTATGCCTAAATCTAGATAGTGCCTATGCACCTCTTCAAAGAACTGtctttaaaatttgttttatctGCAATTCCAGGTGAAAGTATGAGCTACCCAAGGCACAAAATATTATCCAATGCCATCTTGTGGTAAACAAGAAAATAGTCCATGCCAACCAGCTTGGATTTAAATGCATAGGGATTCTGTTGCTCCACAGTATACAAATCATGCTCAAAACAGATgacttgaggaaaaaaaaattccaggttAGACTATGGGTAAGTTGTGTTGTGCTAGCCATTAGAATTTGAGCATCAGTTATTTGTCCTCACCTTATAAACACggcattttgtttcatttcaacAACATTGCTGTGGCATTGCACTCAGAATCATTTCCATCACTCCAAAACTAATGTAAAGGCAAAGATGGGGTAATAACTTAAAAGAGAACTGTACCTTGTATGAAAACACCCATCATTTCCCTGCACTACAGCCAAGTGCTATCATGAGCTTGTTTTCAGGGCACCAGGGATCAGCTCAAAATACCATGGCCACACAAGCCAAATCACTGTATAGCTATAAAAGGATTTTTCTGTAGcccatttgtttaaaaatagcaTGGAGGTATCTGTGACCCAGCTGACCTTTAGGAGCACACCATATCATCACAATCACCTCACTTATAATTATGTCTGTTGAGACATCTGCCAGATGATACTGCTTCCCAAACGCTGTTCCTCCCTTCTCTGCGGGCAGATTTACCCACAACACCTGTGTCAGTCTCGGTGGAGCTGCATACAGCACTTGAATGTTGATCCTGAGAGGAGCACTCAGCAGGACTGTTCTACGGCAAGGAGCATCAGAAAGGATCATatgctaaaataaaaatcatttaaaaaggaacaaaaaatcACACACACCCCcatcaaaaaaattaaaaaaaaaaaaaaagttcctgtGTCACAGTCTCAGTGTTTGGATGCCACAGAGCCCCACTGACTCTACGATGGTCCCACCACTCTGCTTTTGGCATTTGCCTCCCCTCATGTCCTGAGTCTTCCCGCCGTGTGTTCCACCTCAGAACCACTCatggtggcagcaggagacagatTTGGGGCCACCCTGAACCCCACACAACCCCAGCCTGGGGTCACTGGGATTTCATCAGTGTCATTGGTGATCATCAGCATCATAGGTGAAGGGTCCAGAAGGTGAAGTCCCATGAGGAGCGGCCAAGGAAGCCGGGGTTGTTTTGGACAAGAGGCTCAGGAGTGATCTTATCCTTCTCTACAACTAGGCAAAAGGAGTTTGTAGCAGGTAGGGTTTGGCCTCTTCTGCCAGGCAATAGTGACAAGACAAGAGGATATAATCTTGaactgcaccaggggaggttcaggttgagtattagaaataatttctccacagaaagagtgattaAACACTGGATGGGCTGCctagggaggtggtggagtcactgtccctaaAGACTTTTAATGAAAAACTGGACGTGGAATTCAGTTTCCTGGTCTAGCTGACATGGTGATGTTTAGCCACAGTTTGGACTTAATGTCCTCAGAGGGCTTCTCGAGCCtaagtgattctgtgattccgaGACTGGAAGTGCATGCCCGTAAGCCACGGCGGCGGCTCCCCTGGCACaccagggctcctctggcacaccaggGCTCCCCTGGCACACCGCGGCTCCTCTGGCACACACCAGGGCTCCCCTGGCACACTGCGGCTCCCCCGCCACACCGCGGGCCCGCCGGGTTTGCGGAGAGCCACGGCTCCCTCTGGCGGGCCGGCGCGACGGGACTACACCTCCCGGCGGGCATTGCGCCCGCCCGCCCCAGGGCACGGCGGGACGGGCCCGGCGGTTCCGGCGCGCTGACCCGGCGGAGCTTTGCCGCGctccggggcagcggcggcgccgCTCGCACGTGGAGCCGCTGCCATGGCGGCCGTGCGGGTGGAGGCGGTGCTGGCGGCCGCCGAGGAGCAGGAGGCGGAGAAGCGGCGGAGCATCACGGTGGaaaaggagctggagctggagtacGACCTGGGCAATTTGCTGGCCGTGGACCGCAACCCGCCTCCGGCGGCGGCGCTGCGCGGGGCCGGCCCGCGGCGGGAGGCGCTGCTGCGGGCGCTGGCCCGCGACAACACGCAGCTGCTCGTGTCGCGGCTCTGGGAGCTGCCGGCCGAGCGCGCCGGCGGCGCCGGGGGCCCGCTGGTGGCGCAGCTGCCCGAGCCCGCGTTCCGCCTGCCGCGGGAGAAGCCGCCGCCCAAGCCGCGGCCGCCGACGCGCTGGGAGCAGTTCGCGCGGCTGAAGGGCATCCGCCGCAAGAAGAAAACCTCGCTGGTGTGGGACGAGCAGGCCAAGGAGTGGCGGCGGCGCTGGGGCTaccggcgggcgggcggagaCCCGTCCCGCGCCTGGCTGGCGGAGGTGCCGGCGGGCGCCGACCCCGAGGAGGACCAGTTCGCCCGGCTGCGGCGGGAGAAGCGGGAGCGGGTGGCGCGCAACGAGCTGAACCGGCTGCGCAACCTGGCCCGGGCGCACCGCGCCGGGAGCGCCGTGCCCGCCGCGCCCCTGCACCCCACCGGGCACCAGGACCGCGAGGAGCTGCGGCGGGCGGCCCGCGTGGCCCGCGTCTCCACCGCCTCGCTCGGCCGCTTCCAGCCGCGCCTGCCCAAGGAGTCAGCGGAGCCGCCCTCCCGCAGCGGCGGCAAGAAGCGCCGCTTCGAGCCGCTGCTGGGCAACCTGGCGGCCGAGCGCAgccggcagctggagctgctgcggGACATGGGCAGCAAGAAGCCGGTGCTCGACATCACCCGCGCCGTCAACAAGCAGCTGCGGCAGGAGGAGGCCGAGGCGGCCGCTGCCAACAAGGGCAAGAAGCAGTCGAAGCGGGGCAAGCGCGGCCGCCGGCAGCAGCGGCCGGGGCGCAGCGGCAAGAAGAGCGCAGCCCGGCGGCAGCCGCAGAAGCCTgcgggcggcggcagcggcggggccaGGAGGAAGAAGGCGTGAGGGACGGTGTGCGGCACCGGCTGGGGATGCCCACCGAGGCGTGGGAAGGGACTGTCgctgccagccccctgcccggTGCTCTGTTTACACGCGTATCTGTCAATAAATGCGTTCTGACCTTTCTAAAACGTCCTGCGTTTGGCTCTTAGCTGGTAGACGGAGGAGGGCTGTGTTCTCCATCCAAGGGAAATTGGTCTCCTGTGAAGGGAGAAGGGTGCCCCCGTTCCCGCCAGGCTGGGGGTGTCACAGTGACTTTTTTCACAGGTAATGTTGCTTCACAGTTGCCCTGCAGCATCTCTGCCAGGACGAAAGCTGAGCAAAGCTGTTTTCAGGTAGCTGGGACTGGACCGCAGATGTGACCTGGGGTTTTGATGGAGAAGCAGCCGCAGGTGCAGTTAAAGgatgtggctgctgctctctgccctgGGCAAGTGGCCTGATGGTGGAGCTCGTGCTCTGTAAGTCAACTTCTGCCGCTCAGCTCTGTGGTGTTCAGGTTCAGTTACACCAGGAACATGGAAACTTACTGTAAGATTTATTGCAGCGCCTAAGAAATTGTACAGATTGTCTACAGCATTTTGTTGATGAAAAAAGGAAGTCAAAGCTGCTGACCAGCCACTGAGTTCAGCAGAAAAATGTTTGTATTGTACAGGTTAAAACCTAACACCTTGGAGCTTGGAAGGCATTGATGGACTGACCgctgcccagtctctgggccTTGCACAGGGTGTGTTCTTTGCCTCTCTAGTGCTTCTTGCCCGTGTGCTGAGCcatctgcagcactgcaggtgctttgGACTTGTCAGTGGCAGGAATGGTCTTGTGGGCACAACCCTCTGTTATCAACCCTTCAGCGTAAGTATCAGGgcaaagcaggggcaaataacgcatggatggatggatggaaaagGTTGTTTCAGAGAGACATTCCAGACCTCTGATCTTCCAGGCAGTTCCATAGGGCACACTTGGTACATGCTCAGGCAGAGAGAAGGGCTCTTTTCCCATACAAATATACATCTGATGAGAATTCTGTGCTGCTCACAAGGCTGCTGGTCAATTTTCTCCACCAAAATCCCATGAAGTGTGTTCATCTCCAGCAGCAAAGTGGTCACCTGAGCAGAGGTGCAGGTGCTCCTGTGGTGTTGCCACTTTTTGGCTCTCACAGGTGGATAAAGGTTTTGCAGCTTCGTGTAGGTGCCTGAGCAGGCCACTAACCTGCTTTCCCAGGCTCAGCACCTTGCAAAATCCTGAGTTTCAGGGTTATCTGATCTGCTTATAGAATCATTGAATggtgtgggttggaagggaccttaaagatcatctagtaaGACATACAGAGTATGCAAAGGCAAATACTTACATCTGTTACATTAGAAAAATGATGCTTTTTTTGTCAGAATCCAATGTTTCCTTTGCTCAGTACTGGTGTactactgtgctggcagctaaGCGGCATAGCTTACAGCTTAAAAATTTGGTTATAAAATTTTGATCTGTCCTGCACTGTAATTTACCATGATTTCACAGAATTGCAGAATTGTgatggttggaagggacttctgGAGATCACCTTGTCCAAggcccctgccaaggcagggtcacgcagagcaggtgacacaggaacatgtccaggtgggttttgaatgtctccagaggGAGAGACTCCAcgagctccctgggcagcctgttccaccctcagtgtgaagaaattcctcatGCTGAGATGCAGCTTCTTGTGTTTTAGTTTAGAACATTTCTCTTGTGATTTAGTTTATgaccattcctccttgtcctgtcactgggcacaaCTGAAGAGTCAGAAAAGTAGTTCCCTTAATTTGAGGaccatgggggtttttttattattttcacctTGCAATTCCATTActttcaatatttttctgtgACAAATACACGACAGGCACTCAGCCCTAACGAGATTTTAGTCGCTCTTCACTGGCATTCTGTGCTGTTTTAGCGAACAGATTTCGCTTGCCTTAAAACAGGCGTGAGTTTGAGACTGACCCGTGCGAGTCCGAGTTTGGGACAGCCGTGTGCCGGGCGGCGGCGCTGTCCCGGGAGGAGGGGCCCGTTCCCGGCCCGTTCCCGGCCCGTTCCTGTCCCGTTCCCGGCCGTGCGCAGAGCCGGGCGatggcggcggggcgggcgcgggtgTCCCGCCTGCTGCGGCAGCTGCAGCGGGCAGCGTGAGTGCGGGCTCCCTCGGGGATCCCTCCCGGGTCTCTCCGGGATCCCTCCCGGGGCCAGGGCCGCCCCTGGGAAGCTCCCCCCGTGCCCGCTCCCGCTGCACTGCGGCGGGCCCGGCTGCAGGCCCTTGCAAGGGGTGCTCACAGGACACTTTTAGGACGTAAATCTTTAGTTTTCTGCTTTAGTTTTCCCCTTTTAACcgtacctttttttttaacgtTTTAACTAGTTGTCGGTGCCCGAGCCATGGCCACACTTATTCCCAAGGTAAGACTGAATTTGTTTCTCCAAAATAATTCTGCAGGAGGCCGTGGCCCTGCAGAGGGCTGTATGTATCCGTGCAGCCTGGGCAGAGGGTGCAGGTAACAGGTGGGAAGGAACAAGCTAAAGGAGAAGGTAAGCAGCCTGTTATTTTGCAGCTGTACAGTGGTAGTGGTTATTGTTAGAGAGTCACTGCTCCCACATAAGCCACA is a window from the Passer domesticus isolate bPasDom1 chromosome 1, bPasDom1.hap1, whole genome shotgun sequence genome containing:
- the RRS1 gene encoding ribosome biogenesis regulatory protein homolog; amino-acid sequence: MAAVRVEAVLAAAEEQEAEKRRSITVEKELELEYDLGNLLAVDRNPPPAAALRGAGPRREALLRALARDNTQLLVSRLWELPAERAGGAGGPLVAQLPEPAFRLPREKPPPKPRPPTRWEQFARLKGIRRKKKTSLVWDEQAKEWRRRWGYRRAGGDPSRAWLAEVPAGADPEEDQFARLRREKRERVARNELNRLRNLARAHRAGSAVPAAPLHPTGHQDREELRRAARVARVSTASLGRFQPRLPKESAEPPSRSGGKKRRFEPLLGNLAAERSRQLELLRDMGSKKPVLDITRAVNKQLRQEEAEAAAANKGKKQSKRGKRGRRQQRPGRSGKKSAARRQPQKPAGGGSGGARRKKA